Part of the Neisseria brasiliensis genome is shown below.
GTCGGCGGCACGGTATAAATCCGGCATGTTTTTGCAAAAACCCAATTCGGTGACGTTTTTCATCGGGCGGGGCAAGGGCGAACCGGCCACAACCAAGCGAACGGGCAAATCGGTTTGCTCGAAAAATGCCGTCAATACATCCAGCCCCTTGCGTTTGTGGCCGGTGGAAGGAAACACAAAAACGGTTTCATCATCGCCGAAACCAAATTGACGGCGCAGTTCGGCCACTCGCTCGGGCTGAGGAAAATAGCGTTCGGTATCGGCAGGTGGATATACCACGCGGATTTTTTCAGACGGCACGCCGTAATACCCGGTCAATTCCTGCGCCATCATCGCCGAATGAGCCATGATGCTTTTTGCGGTGGCATAGTTGGTGCGGTTGCGGCGGATGGTCAGTTTATCCAACAAATTCGCGTTTTGCTTCATGTGTTTGAGATAACCTAAATGGGTGCCGCCACATACTAAAACATCGGCATGATCGCTGGGATTGCAGGCGATGAGTTTGCCTTGAATATTGTACTTGGTAAGTTGGTGGGTGAAGAAAAAGGGGCGTAATTTTTTCGGTATCCGCTTTTGGTTGATATGCACTACATCAGCCATAGCAAATTCAGCCATGGTCTGGTCAATCTGTGTGGCATAAACAGTGGGGCGGATGTTTTCTGTATTTAATCCGCGAACCAAGTCGAAGGTATAGCTTTCCATACCTCCGCCTTTTCTGAAGCAGTTGATGGCGATGTTTAAGTGGGACATATGAGTTTAAAGTTTTTTTTGTAAGGTAACAATAATCAAGGGACTTAGGAAGCAAAATTATCAAAAAACCTGATAAGCTACTAGGGCGTGTCCTCAATTTAACTTAGCATGAATAATAGAGCAAGCCAAGTAAAGCATCGATTTAAAATTACGAGCTAATTTCTCATAGCGAGTAGCAATACTACGAAACTGCTTTAATCGTGCAAATGCATTCTCGACTAAGTGGCGTAATTTATAAAGGTAGCTATCAAAATCAGGGTTAGGTTTCTTGGCATTTTTACGCTTTGGTATAATAGCTTTCATACCGTGTTCTATCGCTTTATCTCTGATTTCTTGCGAGTCATACCCTTTGTCAGCGATAAAATACTGGGCTTCTTGTATGACTTCTATCAAGTCGTTTGCAACTTGACTGTCGTGCACGTTACCCCCAGTGACTTTAAAATCGAGCGGATTTCCATGCGAGTCCACACATAGGTGTATTTTTGTCGTGTTTCCGCCACGGCTTTGTCCAATTGCTCTATCGAAACCACGCCGAGCTCCACTTGCATGTTGATGACACCGTACATAACTTCCGTCGATGAATACCCATTCTTTGTCAATTTCTTTTCGTAGATCAAAAAAAAATTCTGCCACAAGCCTTTTTTAGACCATCGGTTAAAGCGGTTATAAGCGGTTTTCCATGACCCTAGCTCAATAGGTATGTCTCGCCATGGTGCACCTGTTCTTAGCTTCCATAGTATGGCTTCCATCACGGTACGGTCGTTCTTCCATTGATGACAGCCGTGCGCTTTCATGGTTGTTTGTAATTGTTCCCATATGTTGTCAGTTATTGCGGTTCTCGCCATTGTTTGTGTTTGCCTATATTTCGTTGGAATATAGGGTTAAAATAGGGCTCTTTTGGGCTTATTCAAATTAGGGACACGCCCTAATTCATATAATTTCTCTCGTTTTTGTTTTCGTTTTTTGGGGCTGAACGGGTGGCTAATAAGGCTCTTAATTTTAATGTTAAACTTGTTCATATGATTATTTTATTTAAAAGGAACAATGGTTTTTCTACTTTTTTGATATGCTTCAATAGCAGAGTATATTTGTTTCTCTCGCTGGCGTTTGGGCTTTGTAAGAAGACGTATAAAATAGTCTTTTAATGTATACTTGGGAGTATTTTCTAAATTTTGTCTTTCTTTTCTTGCAGTTTGTAATTGACTGGTTAAATTAGTTTCTTGTTGATGTTGGTCTGCTTGAATTGCTATAGCAGGACTAAGTTGACAAATAAAATAATTTGGTTGATTAAGCCAAATATCAAACAACAAATGGTCAAAAGGTTGGATTTGTGATTCATTTAAAGCATGACATTTCTGCAATAATATTCTAGCTGCTTGATTGCTGATAATATAAGCAGCAGTACCGTGTTGAGTCGTTGCTAAAGTTAAAAACTCTCGTCTAATAACTTTAGAAATAATGGAGCAATGGTAATGTTCAGCAGGAATCCAAGAAGCTTCTAATCTAATAACTACCGCTTTATCGGTAAAACGTTCTTCCAGCCAATTGATATTGTTTAAGAAGGTGCCTGAATCATTACTTAGGTAGACATCATCTTCATAGATAGCTATGTAAGGCAGATTTTCATCTATGCATTTTTGCCATAGTGCAATATGGCTTATCATACAAGCTTTTTCGCCATCGGTTAATTTTCTACTATTTTCCAAAACAGGGCAGAAATGGCGGATAGCTATTTTTAGTTGCTCAGAAGGCATTAATGCCTCAAAGAAATGGAATGAGACATTCTGCTGAGAAAATTGTTTTGTAATATGTTGCCGTCTTTTATTTGCAGATTTCAAACTTATCACATAATTTTTTAACATTATTTGATCCCATATTGTTGGCAGATTTTTTTCCAGCGACTATGTTTAAAAACTTGGTAAAACCATTTCCTTATTGGTTGATTATAATATTTAATTTTTTGTATTTTATATTTATCTAAGGCTTCAATCATTCTATGGGCATAAATACCATTCTGTTGGTAAAAGTCATGATGTTTTGTGTAGATTTTTATAAAATTTTCAGATTGTTTTGCTTCGCTAGCTGTATTACAGATAGAGGATTCATCTTCACGCTGACGATAGTAAAATAAAGGTTCATCAATAAATTTTATTTCCCCACCACTTTTGGCAATTGAAATAAATAATTCCCAATCTTCATAGTGAGTTAAGGAAATATCAAATCCATTAACTGCATCGAATGCTGATTTTTTTATTAGTGCGGAAATATACATGCCATGATTTAATAGGAGCTGTTCTGTTGTAATTTGTTTTAGTTGGCCGATTTTATTTTTCTTACCAAACAAGTACAAATTACTATATACCACAGCGATATCAGGGGATTTTTCTGCAATATTAATTGTTTTCTCTAAATAAGTTTCATCTAGTTTGTCATCTGAGTCTAAACATACTAAATAGTTACCTGTTGCTTGTTGAATTGCATTCATACGTGCTTTAACAACATATGTATTTTCTTGTGACATAACTTTTAAACGTGGCTCAGTAACAGCGCACTCATGTAAGATTTCCAATGTATTATCAGTTGAGCCGTCATCAATGGCGATAATCTCAAAGTTTTGATATGTTTGATTATAGACACTTTCTAATGTTTCACGAACATAGGCAGCGGTGTTGTAGCAGGGGATAATAATGGATACTAAAGGCTGTGTCTTAATCATTTTTTACTCGATATGTAAAATGCGTTTTATCCAATTGCTGAATGCATACTGCTGTGAAACTTCTGGGGCAATCGGATGATATGGGCGCTGCAAAAAGTCTTTCAGGTCGTCTGAATTGTTTTCAGACCAGATAAAAATATTATCAGGATGATAAAAATTGTATTTTTTTACTTCAGTATTTGTCGTGATTAATTTTTTCTTCATGCCCAATGCATCAAAGGTACGGAATGATAAGCCTTTATGTTCATTAATCACAAAATCCACTAATACACGGCTGAGCTGGCTATTTATAATGTTGTCTCTAAAAGAAATTAAATCATTTTTTGTGTGGATTTGAGGTAAATAGTCATTGCGGATATTTTTGCCAATGATTGTGAAATCTAGCGTAAATCCCTGACCTGTTGCCCAGTCTACAAAGTCATTAATATGATGCAAGCGAGAAATTTGATGTGAACCGGTAAAGTAGAAGTCATATTGAGGTTGTGGCAAATCTTCGCAGAGATGTGGGAAGTAGAAGTTCGTAGCCATATCCACAGGGTAATCAGTATTACTGATATCGCTTTCATCAAATACATAAAAATGGTCGAATAATGGAATGCAGTCATAAATTTTGGGAAAGCGATGAAGCCCGTCAAATTGGTAATTGGCGCAAGATGCCGTGGTTTTCTCTTTGATAAATTCGATTAGTGAAGTGCTGTATATATCTGCGCTTATCATGAGCGTGTAATCAACGCGACTATTTCCTAATAATTTTTCAAGCTTATGACGTAATACTTCGCTTTTCATTTCTATAGCGATATCTTTGTCTTTATAGACAATTTTACGGTATTTTGCATAAATTCTGTGAAGTAATGAAGGATAACGTCCGCTTGAATTTGCCAATAGTGGGAGACTAATCACATCAAAGCCTTCCAATCTTAAGGCTTCTTCTATCAAAGTATCTAATCCAGCTACTTTAGGCATACCAAATATTATTTTAGGTTTATTAGGCAGCATGTGGTTTTCATCCCTTTAGCTTTTTATTTATACAGTATTGCTGTTAATAGAGAGGTGTAAATTATATATTTTATATTATAATGGATATGTTCAGACAGCCTATTATTGATATAAAGGCCGTCTGAACATATGTTGCGAGATGAAATTAAATCAATGCGCTTCAGCAAAAGTCTTCACATT
Proteins encoded:
- a CDS encoding IS5-like element IS1301 family transposase (programmed frameshift) codes for the protein MARTAITDNIWEQLQTTMKAHGCHQWKNDRTVMEAILWKLRTGAPWRDIPIELGSWKTAYNRFNRWSKKGLWQKFFFDLRKEIDKEWVFIDGSYVRCHQHASGARRGFDRAIGQSRGGNTTKIHLCVDSHGNPLDFKVTGGNVHDSQVANDLIEVIQEAQYFIADKGYDSQEIRDKAIEHGMKAIIPKRKNAKKPNPDFDSYLYKLRHLVENAFARLKQFRSIATRYEKLARNFKSMLYLACSIIHAKLN
- a CDS encoding glycosyltransferase family 2 protein; its protein translation is MIKTQPLVSIIIPCYNTAAYVRETLESVYNQTYQNFEIIAIDDGSTDNTLEILHECAVTEPRLKVMSQENTYVVKARMNAIQQATGNYLVCLDSDDKLDETYLEKTINIAEKSPDIAVVYSNLYLFGKKNKIGQLKQITTEQLLLNHGMYISALIKKSAFDAVNGFDISLTHYEDWELFISIAKSGGEIKFIDEPLFYYRQREDESSICNTASEAKQSENFIKIYTKHHDFYQQNGIYAHRMIEALDKYKIQKIKYYNQPIRKWFYQVFKHSRWKKICQQYGIK
- a CDS encoding glycosyltransferase family 4 protein, yielding MSHLNIAINCFRKGGGMESYTFDLVRGLNTENIRPTVYATQIDQTMAEFAMADVVHINQKRIPKKLRPFFFTHQLTKYNIQGKLIACNPSDHADVLVCGGTHLGYLKHMKQNANLLDKLTIRRNRTNYATAKSIMAHSAMMAQELTGYYGVPSEKIRVVYPPADTERYFPQPERVAELRRQFGFGDDETVFVFPSTGHKRKGLDVLTAFFEQTDLPVRLVVAGSPLPRPMKNVTELGFCKNMPDLYRAADFTIMASLYEPFGLVGIESVLCGTPVVFADNIACTEVMNEQAGLFFQRDNPDSLAAAIIQAHERKQQGTHKISNPRSALSYDPTLATHIQALKEMLAAV
- a CDS encoding glycosyltransferase family 25 protein, which encodes MLKNYVISLKSANKRRQHITKQFSQQNVSFHFFEALMPSEQLKIAIRHFCPVLENSRKLTDGEKACMISHIALWQKCIDENLPYIAIYEDDVYLSNDSGTFLNNINWLEERFTDKAVVIRLEASWIPAEHYHCSIISKVIRREFLTLATTQHGTAAYIISNQAARILLQKCHALNESQIQPFDHLLFDIWLNQPNYFICQLSPAIAIQADQHQQETNLTSQLQTARKERQNLENTPKYTLKDYFIRLLTKPKRQREKQIYSAIEAYQKSRKTIVPFK